The Pseudobacteroides sp. genome has a window encoding:
- a CDS encoding DUF6470 family protein, translating into MGLEISQTYARVGINRTPAALEIKTENAKLELDNKEPKVNIRAELPRVEIDQYECFASSGLKGPIDLTREFAQRGYQNVLDYIAKTAQDGNMMAAIESGGRAIPEIAARDAYPQHEFGMVSMPSAKPQITVKGSLEIEPERTSEGVNNGVDGVYTPGNVEIRYTPDKIRFYMEQYASVNIKYVPENKVDEKI; encoded by the coding sequence ATGGGATTGGAAATAAGTCAGACTTATGCAAGGGTTGGTATTAATAGAACTCCAGCCGCTCTTGAAATAAAAACTGAAAATGCAAAACTGGAACTTGATAATAAAGAACCTAAGGTAAATATTCGTGCTGAGCTGCCGAGGGTAGAAATAGATCAGTATGAATGCTTTGCAAGCTCAGGCCTTAAAGGTCCTATTGATTTAACCAGGGAGTTTGCTCAAAGGGGTTATCAGAATGTTCTTGATTATATAGCAAAGACCGCTCAGGATGGTAATATGATGGCTGCTATAGAAAGTGGGGGGAGAGCTATTCCTGAGATAGCTGCCAGGGATGCATATCCACAGCATGAGTTTGGAATGGTATCCATGCCATCGGCAAAGCCACAGATTACTGTAAAGGGATCTCTTGAGATTGAGCCTGAGAGAACAAGTGAGGGGGTAAATAACGGTGTTGATGGCGTTTATACGCCAGGAAATGTGGAAATCAGGTACACTCCTGACAAAATAAGGTTTTATATGGAGCAGTATGCTTCAGTTAACATAAAGTATGTTCCTGAAAATAAGGTAGACGAAAAGATCTGA
- the flgL gene encoding flagellar hook-associated protein FlgL, producing MRITNNMLINNMMGFINGNLSRMNKYQTQLATGKKISVPSDDPIIAAKALKLRTDVAEVEQFKRNSNDANSWMNVTESSMGMVVDVLQRARELAVQAANGTMTIDDRDKVRKEVEQLKDQIIHISNATYAGRYVFSGYTTDSPLMNADGTYKVSVASNETAIIKSGLIDLAKAPIDNTASNLSFQICLDGTNYRNIALPQKNYDGTANDINSMAYDIQTAINAYPELENIKVKNDGGRLEFSLKNTIDPNGNRLKMYIKKGSPEDLLDSIKLKTDPVTNITVSKSENINYQIGISDNLNVNVLGTQLFGTGTKNDMGDFMVAMNRFIDTLTRPDTNTFIAGHNISASASNPLVLTDNNQFNIKVDGMAAYTTITIPDPGGYTYDGTPGKTLNDLVSGIQTAIDGDPSLVAAKVTVKNEDGKLVFSANEGRKLTLMEGPANNDALSALKIYTKLDRTITSQSGTEGISAALTDIDHLRDRVMSIRSDIGARTNRIDLTLNRLENDTVNFTQLMSENEDADMAETIMNLKNEENVYKASLEGGARIIQPSLMDFIR from the coding sequence ATGAGAATTACAAATAACATGCTGATTAACAATATGATGGGATTTATAAACGGAAATCTCAGCAGGATGAATAAATATCAGACTCAGTTGGCAACCGGAAAAAAGATCAGTGTGCCTTCAGACGATCCGATAATTGCAGCCAAAGCGTTAAAGCTTCGAACCGATGTTGCAGAGGTTGAGCAGTTTAAAAGGAACTCTAATGATGCCAATTCATGGATGAATGTAACTGAGAGCTCAATGGGAATGGTAGTTGATGTTCTTCAAAGAGCAAGAGAGCTGGCTGTTCAGGCGGCTAACGGGACAATGACAATCGATGACAGGGATAAGGTGCGAAAAGAGGTAGAGCAGCTTAAGGATCAAATAATCCATATATCCAACGCAACTTATGCAGGAAGGTATGTCTTTTCAGGTTATACCACAGATTCACCCCTGATGAATGCTGATGGCACATATAAGGTTTCCGTTGCATCAAATGAAACTGCAATAATAAAAAGCGGATTAATTGATCTTGCAAAAGCACCTATTGATAATACGGCATCAAACTTATCATTTCAGATTTGTTTGGATGGTACAAACTACAGGAACATTGCACTCCCGCAAAAGAATTATGACGGGACGGCAAATGATATAAATAGTATGGCTTATGATATACAGACAGCCATAAATGCATATCCTGAGCTTGAAAACATAAAGGTGAAAAATGACGGAGGCAGGCTTGAGTTTTCACTAAAAAACACTATCGACCCCAATGGAAACAGGCTGAAAATGTATATAAAGAAAGGCAGTCCGGAGGATTTGCTGGACAGTATAAAATTAAAAACCGATCCGGTTACAAATATAACTGTATCAAAAAGTGAAAACATAAATTACCAGATAGGCATAAGTGACAACTTAAATGTAAATGTTTTAGGTACTCAGCTTTTCGGCACTGGAACAAAGAATGACATGGGTGACTTTATGGTTGCCATGAACAGGTTTATTGATACACTAACCAGGCCTGACACAAATACATTTATTGCTGGGCATAATATTTCTGCCAGTGCAAGCAATCCATTGGTGCTTACTGACAATAACCAGTTCAATATTAAAGTTGACGGAATGGCCGCATACACCACAATTACTATACCAGACCCCGGTGGTTATACATATGACGGTACTCCCGGAAAAACTTTAAATGATCTTGTAAGCGGCATTCAAACTGCAATTGACGGCGACCCGAGTTTGGTGGCTGCAAAGGTTACAGTAAAAAATGAAGACGGCAAGCTTGTGTTTTCTGCAAATGAAGGCAGAAAATTAACCCTCATGGAAGGGCCTGCGAATAACGATGCACTTAGTGCACTGAAGATATATACCAAGCTGGATAGGACAATAACTTCACAAAGCGGGACAGAAGGCATAAGTGCAGCACTTACTGATATAGATCATCTAAGGGACAGGGTTATGAGTATACGTTCCGATATTGGTGCAAGGACCAATAGAATTGATCTTACACTTAACAGGTTGGAAAATGATACAGTAAACTTTACCCAATTGATGAGTGAAAATGAAGATGCGGATATGGCGGAAACCATAATGAACCTTAAGAATGAGGAAAATGTGTATAAGGCATCATTAGAAGGAGGAGCCAGAATTATTCAGCCAAGTCTCATGGATTTTATAAGATAG